From Rutidosis leptorrhynchoides isolate AG116_Rl617_1_P2 chromosome 3, CSIRO_AGI_Rlap_v1, whole genome shotgun sequence, a single genomic window includes:
- the LOC139897652 gene encoding carbonic anhydrase 2-like — MDSYSFDDAIDGLKKLLSEKNELHEVVATKIKELTAELEGGESSEFNAVERIRDGFARFKKEKYEANPTLFNELATGQSPKFLVFACSDSRVCPSHILDFQPGEAFMVRNIANMVPPYDTIKYSGAGAAIEYAVMHLKVENIVVIGHSCCGGIKGLMSIPEDGTTASDFIEQWVKIGLPAKSKVKGDFGDLDYSDLCTKCEKEAVNVSLGNLLTYPFVRDAIVNKKLSLKGGHYDFVKGTFDLWNLDFSLSPSLI; from the exons ATGGACAGTTATTCATTTGATGACGCCATTGATGGACTGAAAAAGCTTCTCAG TGAGAAAAATGAGCTTCACGAAGTTGTCGCCACGAAGATCAAGGAGCTCACAGCGGAGTTGGAGGGAGGAGAATCGAGCGAGTTTAACGCGGTGGAAAGGATCAGGGACGGATTCGCTCGTTTTAAGAAAGAAAAATATGA AGCAAACCCCACTTTGTTTAATGAGCTCGCCACAGGCCAAAGCCCCAAG TTTCTGGTATTTGCGTGCTCGGATTCTCGAGTTTGTCCATCACACATCCTGGATTTTCAGCCAGGTGAAGCCTTCATGGTCAGAAACATTGCTAACATGGTTCCTCCTTATGATACG ATAAAATACTCAGGAGCTGGGGCTGCAATTGAATATGCAGTAATGCacctaaag GTGGAGAATATTGTAGTGATTGGGCATAGCTGTTGTGGTGGGATCAAAGGACTCATGTCCATCCCTGAAGATGGAACTACTGCTTC TGACTTCATTGAGCAATGGGTCAAAATTGGTCTGCCTGCCAAGAGCAAGGTGAAGGGAGATTTCGGCGATCTCGATTATTCCGATCTATGCACCAAATGTGAAAAG GAGGCTGTGAATGTATCTTTGGGGAACCTTTTAACATATCCATTTGTGAGGGACGCAATAGTGAACAAGAAGCTTTCACTCAAAGGAGGACACTATGACTTTGTGAAGGGAACTTTTGACCTTTGGAACCTTGATTTTAGCCTCTCACCCTCTCTTATTTAA